From Cannabis sativa cultivar Pink pepper isolate KNU-18-1 chromosome 8, ASM2916894v1, whole genome shotgun sequence, a single genomic window includes:
- the LOC115701328 gene encoding mitogen-activated protein kinase kinase kinase 18, translated as MDWSRGHVIGRGSSATVSVATSARSGQVFAVKSAELSRSKALQQEQSLLSSITSPHVVSYIGQDITTENDKPIYNLFLEYVPGGSLTDVVSSRDGRLDELLIGHYTREIVRGLEYLHSVEIVHCDIKGRNILIGEKGPKIADFGCARRVNSAGPIAGTPMFMAPEAARGEHQGLPSDIWSLGCTIIEMASGGSPWPDSSDPIAILYRIAYSGESPEIPSFLSDEARDFLGKCLRRNPDERWTASQLLKHPFIGELKQNNESNNSKSISPTSILDHEIWNSLEDELESFSNFGSVSNGRDSPVDRIRRLSSSPPLTEDYTTLSLEQNWVTVRSSSNDEDEEVDTVGESGETVSASSFSSCDCSSLLLDINFSGKNRADILEVSPREKTNVVFNLNNLILEKERQKFLLPLSSTFLKL; from the coding sequence ATGGACTGGAGCAGGGGACACGTCATCGGCCGAGGTTCTTCGGCCACAGTCTCCGTCGCTACCTCTGCCCGGTCCGGTCAAGTGTTCGCCGTCAAGTCCGCCGAGTTGTCCCGGTCTAAAGCTTTGCAACAAGAACAGAGCCTTCTTTCTTCTATTACTAGTCCTCATGTTGTGAGCTACATTGGTCAAGACATTACAACAGAAAACGACAAACCCATATACAATCTCTTCCTCGAGTACGTGCCCGGTGGGTCTCTAACCGACGTCGTTTCTAGCCGCGACGGGAGACTCGACGAATTGTTGATCGGACATTACACGCGGGAAATCGTTCGAGGGTTAGAGTATCTTCATTCTGTTGAGATAGTGCATTGTGACATTAAGGGTCGGAACATCTTGATCGGCGAAAAGGGTCCAAAAATAGCCGATTTTGGCTGCGCTAGAAGGGTTAACTCCGCCGGACCGATAGCCGGAACGCCAATGTTTATGGCACCGGAGGCGGCGCGTGGTGAGCACCAAGGACTCCCTAGTGATATTTGGTCTCTGGGTTGCACTATTATCGAGATGGCAAGCGGAGGCTCGCCGTGGCCTGATAGCAGTGACCCAATTGCGATTCTTTATAGGATTGCTTATTCCGGTGAGTCGCCGGAGATTCCGAGTTTTCTTTCGGACGAAGCAAGGGATTTCTTGGGGAAGTGTTTAAGAAGGAATCCAGATGAGAGGTGGACGGCGAGTCAGCTTTTAAAGCATCCATTCATTGGAGAGTTGAAGCAAAACAACGAATCGAATAATTCAAAATCTATCTCTCCTACTAGTATTCTCGATCACGAAATATGGAATTCATTAGAAGATGAATTGGAGAGTTTTAGCAATTTCGGTAGTGTATCAAACGGTCGAGATTCGCCGGTTGATAGGATCAGACGGCTGTCATCGTCTCCACCGCTAACAGAGGATTATACTACATTGAGTTTGGAACAGAATTGGGTCACGGTTAGAAGTAGTAGTAATGATGAAGACGAAGAAGTTGATACGGTTGGTGAGTCAGGGGAAACAGTCTCAGCTTCTTCATTCAGTAGTTGTGACTGTTCAAGTTTATTATTAGATATAAATTTTAGTGGTAAAAACAGGGCAGACATTCTTGAGGTTTCTCCTAGAGAGAAGACAAATGTTGTTTTCAATTTGAATAATCTCATTCTTGAGAAGGAGAGACAAAAGTTCTTACTTCCTCTTAGTTCAACATTTTTGAAATTATAG
- the LOC115700249 gene encoding S-type anion channel SLAH1 has product MDESHTQTQIQVVVESPKLIINNDTALNLHNNNNNVKTKSSSTKQPILSSILTKFHAGYFRISMSLCSQALLWKILVEPNDDVHSLRQVFRLVPSTAFNFLWSLALFTLVLQSLLYILRCLLHFQMVKTEFLHQVGVNYLFAPWISWLLLLQSSPFVTPNTLYYQVFWWVFVVPIVVLDVKIYGQWLTKGKRFLATVANPTSQLSVIGNLVAARAAAEMGWKETAVCMFSLGIAHYLVVFVTLYQRLSGDNALPAMLRPVFFLFIGAPSVASLAWCSISGKFDIASKMFFFLSLFLFMSLVARPELFRKSMKKFHVTWWAYSFPLSLLALAAIKYAEEVKGGIAHALMVVLSALSVLVCVVLIAVTAVNSNILLPPSSTSSTTRSNTKTSSISSTSRCDSR; this is encoded by the exons ATGGATGAATCACACACACAAACCCAGATCCAGGTTGTGGTTGAATCACCCAAACTCATCATCAACAACGACACAGCATTAAAtcttcataataataataataatgtgaaGACGAAGAGTAGTAGTACAAAGCAACCCATATTATCATCTATATTAACCAAGTTTCACGCTGGTTACTTCCGAATAAGCATGTCACTCTGCAGCCAAGCATTGCTATGGAAAATCCTAGTGGAACCAAACGACGACGTTCACTCATTACGACAAGTGTTTCGCCTGGTTCCCTCAACGGCCTTCAACTTCTTATGGTCCTTAGCTCTGTTCACGTTGGTCTTACAGTCCCTTCTCTACATCCTCAGATGTTTGCTACACTTCCAAATGGTTAAGACCGAGTTTCTTCACCAAGTGGGAGTCAACTACCTATTCGCACCGTGGATCTCCTGGCTTCTTTTGCTTCAATCCTCACCCTTCGTTACTCCCAACACGCTTTACTACCAAGTGTTCTGGTGGGTTTTTGTCGTCCCCATTGTGGTTCTCGACGTTAAGATCTACGGCCAGTGGCTGACCAAGGGGAAGAGGTTTTTGGCGACGGTGGCTAATCCAACGAGTCAGCTGTCGGTGATCGGGAACTTAGTGGCTGCTCGGGCGGCGGCGGAAATGGGGTGGAAGGAGACTGCGGTGTGCATGTTCTCGTTGGGTATAGCGCATTATCTGGTTGTTTTTGTTACTCTTTATCAAAGATTATCCGGGGACAATGCCTTACCGGCGATGCTGAGACCGGTCTTTTTCTTGTTCATTGGAGCTCCAAGCGTGGCAAGCTTAGCTTGGTGCTCCATTAGTGGCAAGTTTGATATCGCTTCTAAGATGTTCTTCTTCCTCTCGCTCTTCCTCTTCATGTCCTTg GTTGCAAGGCCAGAATTGTTCAGGAAATCGATGAAGAAGTTCCACGTGACATGGTGGGCCTACTCGTTTCCGTTGAGTTTGCTGGCATTAGCTGCAATTAAGTATGCAGAAGAAGTAAAGGGAGGGATAGCACACGCATTAATGGTAGTTTTATCGGCACTCTCAGTCTTGGTGTGTGTGGTCTTAATAGCTGTCACTGCAGTtaattcaaacattttgttACCACCATCATCAACTTCTTCTACTACTAGAAGTAATACTAAAACTTCAAGTATAAGTAGTACTAGTAGATGTGACTCAAGATag